The Thermodesulfobacteriota bacterium genome has a segment encoding these proteins:
- the hslU gene encoding ATP-dependent protease ATPase subunit HslU encodes MSAFTPREVVSELDRYIVGQDKAKKAVAIALRNRWRRQQVPEHLRDEITPKNILLIGPTGVGKTEIARRLARLAGAPFVKVEASKFTEVGYVGRDVESMVRDLTRVAVAMVQEEETAKMTSRAEELAEERLLDLLLPRRAGPAEEPDPTREKLRQMLRAGALDDRMVEVEITAASPAPAMEIFTGQGMEEMGMQIQDMLGNFFPKKKKRRTVKVPEALELLREQEAGRLVDPERVTELALDRAQNHGIIFIDEIDKIASREGGRGPDVSREGVQRDILPIVEGSTVHTKQGTVKTDHILFIAAGAFHMSKPSDLIPELQGRFPIRVELDALGKEDFVRILTEPQNALTRQYAELLRTEGMELTFSEDAVDEIAEMAVRVNDKTENIGARRLHTILERVVEELSFQAPDLEDQSLTIDRNYVRRRLADVVADADVARYIL; translated from the coding sequence ATGTCCGCATTCACCCCCCGGGAGGTGGTCTCGGAGCTCGACCGGTACATCGTGGGCCAGGACAAGGCCAAGAAGGCCGTGGCCATCGCGCTTCGCAACCGGTGGCGGCGCCAGCAGGTGCCCGAGCACCTGCGCGACGAGATCACGCCCAAGAACATCCTCCTCATCGGCCCCACCGGGGTGGGCAAGACCGAGATCGCCCGGCGCCTGGCCCGGCTTGCCGGCGCCCCCTTCGTGAAGGTGGAGGCGAGCAAGTTCACCGAGGTGGGGTACGTGGGCCGCGACGTGGAGAGCATGGTGCGCGACCTCACCCGGGTGGCCGTGGCCATGGTGCAGGAGGAGGAGACGGCCAAGATGACCTCCCGGGCGGAGGAGCTCGCGGAGGAGCGGCTCCTGGACCTCTTGCTGCCCCGCCGGGCCGGGCCGGCGGAAGAGCCCGACCCCACCCGGGAGAAGCTGCGCCAGATGCTGCGGGCGGGGGCGCTGGACGACCGCATGGTGGAGGTGGAGATCACGGCGGCCTCCCCGGCGCCGGCCATGGAGATCTTCACCGGCCAGGGCATGGAAGAGATGGGCATGCAGATCCAGGACATGCTCGGCAACTTCTTCCCCAAGAAGAAGAAGCGCCGCACCGTGAAGGTGCCCGAGGCCCTGGAGCTCCTGCGCGAGCAGGAGGCGGGCCGCCTCGTGGACCCGGAGCGGGTGACCGAGCTCGCCCTGGATCGCGCCCAGAACCACGGGATCATCTTCATCGACGAGATCGACAAGATCGCTTCCCGCGAGGGCGGCCGCGGCCCCGACGTCTCCCGGGAGGGGGTGCAGCGCGACATCCTCCCCATCGTGGAGGGCTCCACCGTGCATACCAAACAGGGCACGGTGAAGACCGACCACATCCTCTTCATCGCCGCCGGCGCGTTCCATATGTCCAAGCCCTCGGACCTCATCCCCGAGCTCCAGGGGCGCTTTCCCATCCGGGTAGAGCTCGACGCCCTGGGCAAGGAGGACTTCGTCCGCATCCTCACCGAGCCCCAGAACGCGCTGACCCGGCAGTACGCCGAACTGCTGCGCACCGAGGGGATGGAGCTCACCTTCTCCGAGGACGCGGTGGACGAGATCGCCGAGATGGCCGTGCGGGTCAACGACAAGACCGAGAACATCGGCGCCCGCAGGCTGCACACGATCCTCGAGCGGGTGGTGGAGGAGCTGAGCTTCCAGGCCCCCGACCTGGAGGACCAGAGCCTCACCATCGACCGGAACTACGTGCGCCGCCGCCTGGCCGACGTGGTGGCCGACGCCGACGTGGCCAGGTACATCCTGTGA
- a CDS encoding radical SAM protein — translation MLLPSYRKSLDDGRLAASLREAWRRLRSCELCPRRCRVDRLWGERGFCRTGRRARVGSAGPHFGEEAPLVGPPGTGGSGTVFFSGCNLLCRFCQNWELSWEGDGREVAPSELARTFLALERGGCHNVNLVTPSHVVPQILAAVALAARRGLAIPLVYNSSGYDAVETLRLLDGVVDVYMPDLKWASPEVGERLAAAPDYGDVAREAVREMHRQVGDLVLDERGVAVRGLLVRHLVMPGGLAGTREVMAFLAREISPHTYVNVMAQYRPVGDARELPPLDRRVTRAEHAQALAEARRAGLRRIDGLA, via the coding sequence GTGCTCCTTCCCTCCTACCGGAAGAGCCTGGACGACGGCCGCCTCGCCGCGTCCCTGCGGGAGGCCTGGCGCCGCCTGCGCTCCTGCGAGCTGTGCCCGCGGCGCTGCCGGGTAGACCGCCTGTGGGGCGAACGGGGCTTTTGCCGCACGGGGCGCCGGGCACGGGTGGGGTCGGCCGGTCCCCACTTCGGGGAGGAGGCTCCCCTGGTAGGGCCGCCGGGCACGGGGGGCTCGGGCACAGTCTTCTTCTCCGGCTGCAACCTCCTGTGCCGCTTCTGCCAGAACTGGGAGCTGAGCTGGGAGGGCGACGGCCGCGAGGTGGCGCCGTCCGAACTGGCGCGCACCTTCCTGGCGCTGGAGCGCGGGGGGTGCCACAACGTGAACCTCGTGACCCCCTCCCACGTGGTGCCCCAGATCCTCGCGGCCGTCGCCCTGGCGGCCCGCCGGGGGCTCGCCATCCCCCTCGTCTACAACTCGAGCGGGTACGACGCGGTGGAGACCCTGCGGCTCCTGGACGGGGTCGTGGACGTGTACATGCCCGACCTCAAGTGGGCGAGCCCGGAGGTGGGCGAGCGCCTGGCCGCGGCGCCGGACTACGGGGATGTGGCCCGGGAGGCCGTGCGCGAGATGCACCGCCAGGTGGGGGATCTCGTGCTGGACGAGCGGGGCGTGGCGGTGCGCGGCCTCCTCGTCCGGCACCTGGTCATGCCCGGGGGCCTGGCGGGGACCCGGGAGGTGATGGCGTTCCTCGCCCGGGAGATCTCGCCGCACACCTACGTCAACGTCATGGCCCAGTACCGCCCGGTGGGCGACGCCCGGGAGCTACCCCCCCTCGACCGCCGGGTCACCCGGGCCGAGCACGCCCAGGCCCTTGCCGAAGCCCGGCGGGCAGGCCTGCGTCGGATCGACGGGCTGGCGTGA
- a CDS encoding tyrosine recombinase XerC has protein sequence MAGKAEGGEDPWVEAFLHHLTYERNTSAHTVRNYGRDVRSFAAWAAGRSGAGAGPRFWTAVDAGAVRAFLASLHGDHARTSIARTLSGLRGFFRYLVREGQLAANPAEGLAAPKAPRRLPGFLPVDEIFHLLGAVEGEGLLAARDRALLELLYGTGIRVGELVALDGRDLRFASRTARIRGKGRVEREAPLTEPAARAVEAYLEARAAAGLPLEPGGPVFLNVRGGRLTDRSVRRVLDRWLLKAAIARKVSPHTLRHTFATHLLAGGADLRAIQELLGHKSLSTTQKYTHVGIEKLMEVYDKAHPRA, from the coding sequence ATGGCAGGCAAGGCCGAAGGGGGGGAGGACCCCTGGGTGGAGGCGTTCCTCCACCACCTGACCTACGAGCGCAACACCTCTGCCCACACGGTGCGAAACTACGGACGCGACGTGCGCTCCTTCGCCGCCTGGGCGGCGGGGCGCTCCGGCGCAGGCGCGGGACCGCGCTTCTGGACGGCGGTGGACGCGGGGGCGGTGCGCGCCTTTCTGGCGTCGCTCCACGGGGACCACGCCCGCACGTCCATTGCCCGCACCCTGTCGGGGCTGAGGGGCTTTTTTCGGTATTTGGTGCGCGAGGGCCAGCTGGCGGCCAATCCCGCCGAAGGCCTCGCGGCGCCGAAGGCGCCCCGGAGGCTCCCGGGGTTTCTGCCCGTGGACGAGATCTTCCACCTCCTGGGAGCGGTGGAGGGGGAGGGGCTCCTGGCCGCCCGGGATCGTGCGCTCCTGGAGTTGCTCTACGGCACGGGCATCCGGGTGGGGGAACTGGTGGCCCTCGACGGCCGAGACCTGCGGTTTGCCTCGCGCACGGCGCGCATCCGGGGCAAGGGCCGGGTGGAACGGGAGGCCCCCCTCACCGAGCCCGCGGCCCGGGCCGTGGAGGCCTATCTGGAGGCGCGCGCCGCCGCCGGTCTCCCCCTGGAGCCCGGGGGGCCCGTGTTCCTCAACGTGCGGGGAGGGCGCCTCACGGACCGGAGCGTGCGACGGGTGCTCGACCGCTGGCTCCTCAAGGCCGCCATCGCGCGAAAGGTGAGCCCCCACACCCTGCGCCACACCTTCGCCACCCACCTCCTGGCGGGGGGCGCGGATCTGCGGGCGATCCAGGAGCTCCTGGGGCACAAGAGCCTCTCGACCACCCAGAAGTACACCCACGTGGGGATCGAGAAGCTCATGGAAGTGTACGACAAGGCACATCCGCGGGCGTAG
- the hslV gene encoding ATP-dependent protease subunit HslV: MSFEAPRFHGTTVVCVRRDNRVAMGADGQVTFGSTVLKRTARKVRRLRDGKVIAGFAGATADAFTLLERFEGKLEAHRANLHRAAVELAKDWRTDKYLRRLEAMLLVADAEATLLLSGTGDVVEPEEGIVAIGSGGPYALAAGLSLLEHTELGAAEVARHALKVAARICIYTNEALEIEELGG; the protein is encoded by the coding sequence ATGAGCTTCGAGGCTCCAAGATTTCACGGCACCACCGTGGTCTGCGTGCGGCGCGACAACCGGGTGGCCATGGGGGCCGACGGGCAGGTGACCTTCGGCAGCACGGTGCTCAAGCGCACGGCCCGCAAGGTGCGGCGGCTGCGCGACGGCAAGGTGATCGCCGGATTCGCCGGGGCCACGGCCGACGCCTTTACGCTCCTCGAGCGCTTCGAGGGCAAGCTCGAGGCCCACCGGGCAAACCTCCACCGGGCTGCGGTGGAGCTCGCCAAGGACTGGCGCACCGACAAGTACCTGCGACGCCTGGAAGCCATGCTGCTCGTGGCCGACGCCGAGGCCACCCTGCTGCTCTCGGGCACCGGCGACGTGGTGGAGCCCGAGGAGGGGATCGTGGCCATCGGGTCCGGAGGGCCCTACGCCCTGGCGGCGGGCCTCTCGCTCCTGGAGCACACGGAGCTTGGGGCGGCCGAGGTCGCCCGCCACGCCCTCAAGGTCGCGGCGCGCATCTGCATCTACACCAACGAAGCCCTGGAGATCGAGGAGCTGGGAGGCTAG